The Streptomyces albofaciens JCM 4342 genome has a segment encoding these proteins:
- a CDS encoding PTS sugar transporter subunit IIA: MTRSRTRPQAPPRIRAALADYLPEQRIHPHARATTTHELLRSLTRDLHAAGTISNPHTFTRALHTRLAHTPHGFHGIALLTARTRTVNTPAAAFARITPELTWRGADNRPVRDVFVLTAPYKLKDTGSIQAYSILARHTAHPGFRHLLAGARTADELYALFSLIR; this comes from the coding sequence ATGACCCGCTCCCGAACCCGCCCTCAAGCCCCACCCCGAATCCGCGCAGCCCTCGCCGACTACTTACCCGAACAACGCATTCACCCCCACGCCCGGGCCACCACCACCCACGAACTCCTGCGATCCCTCACACGAGACCTTCACGCCGCGGGAACCATCTCCAACCCTCACACCTTCACTCGCGCACTGCACACCCGCCTGGCCCACACCCCCCACGGCTTCCACGGCATCGCCCTCTTGACCGCCCGCACCCGCACGGTCAACACTCCGGCAGCCGCCTTCGCACGCATCACACCGGAACTCACCTGGCGCGGCGCCGACAACCGCCCGGTTCGCGATGTCTTCGTCCTCACCGCCCCATACAAACTCAAAGACACCGGTTCCATCCAGGCGTATTCGATTCTCGCGCGCCACACCGCACACCCGGGCTTCCGTCACTTGCTGGCCGGGGCGCGTACGGCGGACGAACTGTACGCACTGTTCTCCTTGATTCGGTGA